Proteins encoded within one genomic window of Methanosarcina barkeri str. Wiesmoor:
- a CDS encoding AAA family ATPase, with protein MRVLDLKNTVITIKQEFSGYFKERDAEINGSLLALLSGEHVLLLGPPGTAKTLLASKICETIDGGNFFHYLLTRFSTPEEVFGPLSLKALERDEFSRRIEGYLPTAHIALLDEIFKANSSILNSMLTVLNERKYHNGKELIEVPLFTVFGASNELPEEDESLEALYDRFLFRYKVDYIQHEENLEDLIFKNTEDFVPSTKLSIEDIKETQKRARDLPVDPEVRSIIKALRRELRNSNIFVSDRRWKKIVNILRVASFVNGHTSVDRMTAVLLQHVLWEVPEQKEAIRKLILDRVVSGGTDTGKFKLDVLDLKNSIYGCLQQELPDLVACNKCYEEERRTTGGLKSSRFSGVKAQRSLTFDNSLDLLKHHTEFPTHTYSFGLDYSNVNSSLSLESLAEQFLRKYGFEFKISLDYGDKKLYEKEYENLEERLNYFKKQIQEEEKALEETLRENIWVSGQDSQEILMKYRSKNTDVYEIANSLNEVRLLLEKPRVFDVTIEKAGEVVET; from the coding sequence ATGAGAGTCCTGGATTTAAAGAATACGGTCATCACTATCAAACAGGAGTTTTCAGGCTATTTTAAAGAACGAGATGCTGAAATTAACGGGTCTCTTCTTGCACTCCTTTCTGGCGAACATGTCCTTTTACTTGGCCCACCTGGAACTGCAAAAACCCTGCTTGCAAGCAAAATCTGCGAAACTATAGATGGAGGAAACTTTTTTCATTATCTTCTGACCCGCTTTTCCACGCCTGAAGAGGTATTTGGACCGCTTTCCCTTAAGGCGCTTGAGAGGGACGAGTTCAGCAGGCGGATAGAGGGTTACCTTCCAACTGCGCATATTGCTTTGCTGGATGAGATTTTCAAGGCAAATAGTTCCATCTTAAACAGCATGTTAACTGTACTGAATGAGAGGAAATATCATAACGGCAAGGAGCTTATTGAGGTGCCTCTTTTTACTGTTTTTGGAGCTTCCAACGAGCTGCCGGAAGAAGACGAAAGCCTCGAAGCCCTTTACGACCGTTTTTTGTTCCGATACAAAGTGGATTATATCCAGCACGAAGAGAACCTTGAAGACCTGATCTTCAAAAACACCGAAGATTTCGTGCCCTCAACGAAACTCAGTATAGAAGACATAAAGGAAACGCAAAAAAGAGCAAGAGACCTCCCTGTTGATCCTGAGGTTCGGTCAATTATAAAGGCACTCCGGAGAGAACTCAGGAACTCAAATATTTTTGTCTCGGACCGACGCTGGAAGAAAATTGTAAATATACTCAGAGTAGCTTCATTCGTAAACGGACATACCAGTGTAGACCGGATGACTGCTGTCCTGCTGCAGCACGTACTCTGGGAAGTGCCGGAACAGAAGGAAGCAATCAGGAAACTTATTCTGGACAGGGTTGTTTCAGGGGGCACGGATACTGGCAAATTTAAACTGGATGTCCTTGATCTGAAAAACTCCATTTACGGTTGTTTGCAGCAGGAACTGCCGGATCTGGTAGCCTGTAATAAGTGCTACGAAGAAGAGAGAAGGACAACAGGCGGCTTGAAAAGCTCAAGGTTTTCAGGGGTCAAAGCGCAGAGGAGCCTCACATTCGACAATTCCCTTGACCTGCTGAAACACCATACCGAGTTTCCTACCCATACCTACAGTTTCGGGCTCGATTATAGCAATGTCAACAGTTCCTTGAGCCTCGAATCCCTGGCAGAACAATTCCTCAGAAAATACGGGTTTGAATTCAAGATCAGCCTTGATTATGGAGATAAGAAGCTCTATGAAAAAGAGTACGAAAATCTGGAAGAAAGACTGAACTATTTCAAAAAGCAAATCCAGGAAGAAGAAAAAGCGCTTGAAGAAACCCTTCGGGAAAATATCTGGGTTTCAGGGCAGGACAGCCAGGAAATCCTGATGAAATATCGCTCCAAAAATACCGATGTTTACGAGATTGCAAACAGTCTAAACGAAGTAAGGCTCCTGCTTGAAAAACCCAGAGTATTTGATGTAACCATTGAAAAAGCAGGAGAGGTAGTTGAAACTTAA
- a CDS encoding metallophosphoesterase family protein: protein MSDIHFSEAYYMPEIANSMLENINRSSPDIIVITGDLTENGLAAEYNGAKKFIDRIECKNKVIVPGNHDSRNAGYLFFEDLFKTRSTSGQFGEITVVGLDSSQPELDEGHIGRENYNWIENTFSVNGFKVFALHHHLIPIPRTGRGNNVLVDAGDVLELLDRSGVNLVLCGHWHIPWVWRLNDMLVISAGTVCSSKVRGKMSQCYNFIEVDAPESDCKRWHLQVCRVFSRGEKEKVVDSII, encoded by the coding sequence ATTTCAGATATTCATTTCTCAGAGGCATATTATATGCCCGAGATTGCAAATTCCATGCTTGAAAACATAAACAGGAGTTCTCCGGATATTATAGTAATCACTGGTGACCTGACGGAAAACGGGCTTGCAGCCGAGTACAATGGAGCAAAGAAATTCATTGACAGGATTGAATGCAAAAACAAAGTGATAGTTCCAGGAAACCATGACTCTAGAAATGCCGGTTACCTCTTTTTTGAGGATCTTTTTAAAACCAGATCAACTTCTGGACAATTTGGTGAGATCACTGTAGTAGGGCTTGATTCTTCCCAGCCGGAACTCGACGAAGGGCATATTGGTAGGGAAAATTACAACTGGATAGAGAATACTTTCTCAGTAAACGGTTTCAAAGTTTTTGCCCTTCACCACCATCTTATCCCGATCCCCAGAACTGGCAGGGGAAATAATGTACTTGTAGATGCAGGAGATGTTCTGGAACTCCTGGACCGCTCTGGTGTCAACCTCGTGCTCTGTGGGCACTGGCACATCCCCTGGGTCTGGAGATTAAACGACATGCTTGTAATCAGTGCGGGAACTGTCTGCTCTTCCAAAGTCCGTGGAAAAATGTCTCAGTGCTACAATTTTATTGAGGTTGATGCACCAGAATCCGATTGCAAGCGCTGGCATCTGCAAGTTTGCAGAGTTTTCTCTAGAGGAGAAAAAGAGAAGGTTGTTGATAGTATAATATAA
- a CDS encoding NosD domain-containing protein has product MRTKEELCSISLPSTFLIFIFLVSISTTASAREITVDDNSGADFISIQEAVNNSIAGDIIIVKPGTYTENVLVNVKGLTIRSESNNGDAQVIPLNESVSTFLITANSTTIRGLNITGASKNHGKNAIFVYSDMNNVTGNTIENGSIILGSHVPDNLTIIFHGDMNNVTGNTIENGSIILGSELSGNLIAENKISNGEGVHISCCGRNNTVLGNTISNCSTGIYAYDQKVDIRNNRINNCDYGIRLAMSSSGIDNNTILNCDVGIHLDDACIGVEIINNTIISSAECGITDLYDEGGKRIYNNYFNNTVNVRLGAGRGNTWNSSLTQGTNIVGGPYIGGNFWAKPDGTGFSQICADLDGNGIGDLSYKVYEDPYNVHEDKFDYLPLVSMSSLQNSVTPTANFTASLTNGSAPLVVKFTDLSKNAVVWDWDFDGDGVSDSTKQNPVYAYKTSGNYTVNLTVSNGINTSFKLVNITVGKRVSSTWPFVYITNNGAFSVIDTATGIVITSVKVGRGPEGIAVIPNGKTAYVANSRDNNVSVIDTTTNTVIATVNVGRDPSEVAVTPDGTKVYVTNYNSNNVSVIDTATNTVIATMPVESGPSGVAISPDGTKVYVTNYNSNTTSVIDTATNKVKATINVGEHPWGVAVSPDGTKVYVTTYYDVSVIDTATNTVTAKVDVRRRPHEIVVNTAGTKVYVAGGDGFVSVIDTVTRKVITRVNVGKDTEGVAVTPNGKKVYVVTRGSYEINYSNTISVIDTSNDTVSATVDIEVSPGGLAIIPDPESVFPVANFSSNVSEGFTHLSVQFIDNSENATE; this is encoded by the coding sequence ATGAGGACTAAAGAAGAGCTATGTTCAATAAGTTTACCTTCAACGTTTTTGATTTTCATTTTCTTAGTTTCCATATCAACTACTGCATCAGCAAGGGAAATTACAGTAGATGATAATTCAGGAGCTGATTTCATATCAATTCAGGAAGCTGTGAATAACTCTATAGCAGGGGACATAATAATCGTGAAGCCTGGAACTTATACTGAAAACGTTCTTGTTAATGTAAAAGGTCTAACTATTAGGTCAGAATCAAACAATGGCGATGCGCAGGTAATACCGCTGAATGAAAGTGTAAGTACTTTTCTGATAACAGCTAATAGCACAACGATCAGGGGTTTAAATATAACAGGAGCCAGTAAAAATCATGGTAAAAATGCGATCTTTGTTTATAGCGATATGAATAATGTGACAGGTAATACCATTGAAAACGGTTCTATTATTTTGGGATCCCACGTACCAGACAATTTAACAATCATCTTTCATGGTGATATGAATAATGTGACAGGTAATACCATTGAAAACGGTTCTATTATTTTGGGATCCGAGCTATCAGGCAATTTAATAGCCGAAAATAAAATTTCTAACGGCGAAGGTGTACATATTTCCTGCTGTGGAAGAAATAATACAGTATTAGGTAATACGATCTCAAATTGTTCCACTGGCATCTATGCATATGATCAGAAAGTAGATATTCGTAATAACAGGATTAATAACTGCGATTATGGGATTAGGCTTGCGATGTCAAGTTCAGGAATTGACAATAATACAATATTAAACTGTGATGTAGGGATTCATTTAGATGATGCCTGTATTGGTGTTGAAATTATCAATAACACGATAATTTCCAGTGCAGAATGCGGGATTACTGATCTGTACGATGAAGGTGGTAAACGGATCTACAACAATTACTTTAATAACACTGTAAACGTAAGGCTTGGAGCTGGCAGAGGGAATACCTGGAACAGTTCGCTTACTCAAGGTACTAACATTGTCGGAGGCCCTTATATTGGAGGAAACTTCTGGGCAAAACCCGATGGAACCGGATTTTCTCAGATCTGTGCGGATTTGGATGGAAATGGGATTGGAGACCTGTCTTATAAAGTCTATGAGGATCCTTATAACGTCCATGAGGACAAGTTCGACTATTTACCTCTTGTATCTATGTCCAGTCTGCAAAATTCGGTTACTCCAACTGCTAACTTTACAGCCAGTCTCACTAATGGGTCTGCACCCCTTGTTGTCAAGTTTACAGACCTTTCGAAAAACGCAGTTGTGTGGGACTGGGACTTTGATGGTGATGGGGTATCAGATTCCACAAAACAAAATCCTGTATATGCGTACAAGACTTCAGGAAACTATACCGTTAATTTGACAGTTAGCAATGGAATCAATACTAGTTTCAAACTTGTTAACATAACTGTTGGAAAGAGAGTTTCATCCACGTGGCCATTTGTATACATCACAAATAACGGTGCATTCTCTGTAATTGACACAGCCACAGGAATAGTTATAACATCTGTGAAAGTAGGACGTGGCCCTGAAGGAATTGCAGTCATACCTAATGGAAAAACGGCATATGTGGCGAACTCTCGGGACAACAATGTTTCTGTGATTGATACTACAACAAATACCGTTATAGCTACAGTAAATGTAGGACGTGACCCTTCTGAAGTTGCAGTTACACCGGATGGAACAAAGGTATATGTGACGAACTATAACAGCAATAATGTTTCTGTAATTGACACAGCCACTAATACTGTTATAGCTACTATGCCTGTAGAAAGTGGCCCTTCTGGAGTCGCAATAAGTCCAGATGGAACAAAGGTATATGTGACTAACTATAACAGCAACACTACCTCTGTAATTGACACAGCAACAAACAAGGTTAAAGCTACAATAAATGTAGGCGAACATCCTTGGGGAGTTGCAGTAAGTCCAGATGGAACAAAGGTGTATGTGACAACCTACTACGATGTCTCTGTAATTGATACAGCTACAAATACCGTTACAGCTAAGGTGGATGTAAGAAGAAGACCTCATGAAATTGTAGTCAATACAGCAGGAACAAAAGTATATGTGGCTGGCGGAGATGGCTTTGTCTCTGTAATTGATACAGTTACGAGAAAAGTTATAACCAGAGTGAATGTAGGAAAGGACACTGAAGGAGTTGCGGTCACACCTAATGGAAAAAAGGTATATGTGGTAACCAGGGGCAGTTATGAGATCAATTATAGCAACACTATCTCTGTAATTGATACTTCAAACGATACTGTCTCAGCAACAGTGGATATCGAGGTTTCTCCCGGGGGACTTGCAATCATCCCAGATCCAGAATCAGTATTTCCAGTAGCTAATTTCAGCAGCAATGTCAGTGAAGGTTTTACACATCTCTCAGTTCAGTTTATTGACAACTCAGAAAACGCAACCGAATGA
- a CDS encoding phosphotransferase, which produces MAYQYVNTLSPGNPFRDWLVEKVVKDQLKNKRCLVDVFKSNSSHTVCKYHFKGQHYSVVAKFFSEPTGQLKNYNSYKGMMKEYKNLERASSIINVAKPLAVNKKFNCALVTEYIPGKSLAWYIKHDKKLDERLTAVAYMLRHLHDNTKSSYNRENEFRNYHEVLGHLKLDHDTRKTFNKLLGEWWYSSWLDRECGCMVHRDVNPSNYIFYKGKPYAIDFESSWLHAHPVRDLGILTAELKNEFEWHKGGSWKAEPYIGNFLWEYSNDEKDFAYITKVLPFFMSIGLLRSARIHRGSHRNYLIKEARKCLKAINKG; this is translated from the coding sequence GTGGCATATCAATATGTAAATACTTTAAGTCCTGGAAATCCTTTCAGAGATTGGCTTGTTGAGAAAGTTGTAAAGGATCAGCTTAAGAATAAGCGTTGTTTGGTTGATGTTTTTAAATCAAATTCTTCTCATACTGTCTGCAAGTATCATTTCAAGGGCCAACACTACAGTGTAGTGGCAAAGTTTTTTTCTGAACCTACAGGACAACTGAAAAATTATAATTCTTATAAAGGTATGATGAAGGAATATAAGAACCTGGAAAGAGCCTCTTCAATAATAAATGTTGCAAAACCACTTGCAGTAAATAAAAAATTTAACTGTGCACTTGTAACCGAATACATACCCGGTAAATCTTTGGCTTGGTACATAAAACATGACAAAAAACTCGATGAGCGGCTTACTGCCGTTGCATATATGCTTCGACATCTTCACGATAATACTAAGTCCTCTTACAATAGAGAAAATGAATTCAGAAATTATCATGAGGTTCTGGGCCATCTGAAACTGGATCATGATACTAGAAAGACTTTTAATAAACTGCTTGGAGAATGGTGGTACAGTTCTTGGCTCGACAGGGAATGCGGCTGTATGGTTCACAGGGATGTCAATCCCTCCAATTATATATTTTATAAAGGTAAGCCTTATGCAATTGATTTTGAAAGCTCTTGGTTGCATGCTCATCCTGTTAGAGACCTGGGAATTCTCACTGCAGAACTTAAAAACGAGTTCGAATGGCATAAAGGGGGAAGCTGGAAGGCCGAACCATACATAGGAAACTTCCTCTGGGAATATAGCAATGATGAAAAGGACTTTGCCTATATTACTAAAGTTTTGCCTTTTTTCATGAGCATAGGTTTACTTCGTTCAGCACGCATTCATCGAGGCAGCCACAGGAATTATCTAATCAAAGAAGCACGTAAGTGTTTAAAAGCGATTAATAAAGGTTAA
- a CDS encoding peroxiredoxin — translation MSGIKIGDKIQDFRLRDHKQKEVHLYDFAGKKVLLSFHPLAWTSVCAEQMKSLEENYEMFTRLNTVAFGISVDPIPSKRAWAKELGITHIKLLSDFWPHGEVARSYGIFREKEGVSQRANIIIDEEQKVIFFEEYPMHELPDITKIAKILKQGSKVQL, via the coding sequence ATGAGTGGGATTAAAATCGGAGACAAAATCCAGGATTTCAGGCTAAGAGACCATAAACAGAAAGAAGTACATCTATATGATTTCGCTGGCAAGAAAGTTCTTTTATCATTCCATCCACTCGCCTGGACAAGCGTGTGTGCAGAACAGATGAAATCACTTGAGGAAAACTACGAAATGTTCACAAGATTGAACACGGTGGCTTTTGGTATAAGTGTGGATCCCATACCATCAAAAAGAGCCTGGGCTAAGGAACTTGGAATTACACATATCAAGCTTCTTTCAGACTTCTGGCCGCATGGGGAGGTTGCCAGATCATATGGAATATTCAGAGAAAAAGAGGGGGTCTCTCAGAGGGCGAACATAATTATTGACGAGGAACAGAAGGTTATATTCTTCGAAGAGTACCCTATGCATGAACTTCCTGATATAACAAAAATTGCAAAAATTCTGAAACAGGGGAGTAAGGTTCAGCTCTAA
- a CDS encoding UDP-N-acetylglucosamine--N-acetylmuramyl-(pentapeptide) pyrophosphoryl-undecaprenol N-acetylglucosamine transferase, which translates to MKVLLFMCGEGLGHTSRCLALGQEFLTARHEVYFGAYGYSKKLVEKTGYQAYEIPPEIRLVGESGIFDVKKSIKETLKSISLSEFRKLLRLIEELKPDIVLSDGYYTGILAAQIKKIPVYFIGHQFNMVEFFQNQDFLVTVAGKLVQSFYNYIFKSVDGIIVPDFPPPYSVNRKNFNFSKSINNTIFFSGPLIRCKYREVESKAFQHPNVLSTIGAFGYRATIFWSVLEAAKLDHTIHYTFISGPEIDPKQFSKIPENVEFTCFTENPFPYYKGSDLVITAGGHGTILESLSFGLPVLSFPDEKHIEQENNSTVLEEEGYGKRMSYLAEPETILACIKKILEEDEYYKKTRGLKELAEELDGPATVRRFLEGKVKRKI; encoded by the coding sequence ATGAAAGTCTTACTTTTCATGTGCGGAGAAGGGCTTGGACACACAAGTCGCTGCCTTGCTTTGGGACAAGAGTTTCTGACTGCCAGGCATGAGGTATACTTTGGAGCATATGGTTACTCAAAAAAACTGGTAGAAAAAACAGGGTATCAGGCATATGAGATCCCTCCTGAAATAAGGCTAGTTGGAGAATCCGGAATTTTTGATGTCAAAAAATCCATTAAAGAAACCTTAAAAAGTATTTCTCTTTCAGAGTTCAGAAAGCTTCTGAGGTTGATTGAGGAACTCAAACCTGATATTGTACTTTCGGATGGTTACTATACAGGTATCCTTGCTGCACAGATTAAAAAGATTCCTGTGTATTTTATTGGCCACCAGTTCAATATGGTGGAGTTTTTTCAGAATCAGGATTTCCTGGTGACAGTAGCAGGAAAACTAGTCCAGAGTTTTTACAATTACATCTTCAAAAGTGTAGATGGCATTATTGTGCCTGATTTTCCTCCTCCGTACTCTGTAAACAGAAAAAATTTCAATTTTAGTAAAAGTATCAATAATACCATTTTTTTCAGCGGCCCCCTTATCAGGTGCAAATATCGTGAAGTCGAATCAAAAGCCTTCCAGCACCCAAACGTCCTTTCAACCATTGGCGCTTTCGGATACAGAGCAACCATATTTTGGAGCGTACTTGAAGCTGCAAAACTGGATCATACTATCCATTATACCTTTATTTCCGGGCCCGAAATAGATCCCAAACAGTTTTCAAAAATCCCGGAAAATGTCGAATTTACATGCTTTACGGAAAATCCTTTTCCTTATTACAAAGGCTCTGACCTGGTAATCACTGCAGGAGGACATGGAACAATTCTTGAGAGCCTTTCTTTCGGACTTCCTGTGCTTTCTTTTCCGGATGAAAAGCACATAGAACAGGAAAATAACTCAACTGTACTTGAAGAAGAGGGATACGGGAAGAGAATGAGCTACCTTGCCGAGCCGGAAACTATTCTTGCCTGCATTAAAAAAATTCTGGAAGAGGACGAATACTACAAAAAAACCAGAGGATTGAAAGAACTTGCAGAGGAACTTGACGGGCCTGCAACTGTAAGGAGATTTCTTGAAGGAAAGGTTAAAAGGAAGATTTAA
- a CDS encoding VWA domain-containing protein has protein sequence MQELKKRKEDFEGIHGSGSSLSFSHAFNPSTILNIELRDVLATPRKIPRQVREEIAEILIYELFSEDGYEIKDEKLFMRKFGAFYPIFIGLRDFGVWNEIKTLTGANNLAGVFILRALLEELFTLLDDYGKLESKFSKKFARNLEKSLKALRKLIDETQSAWEQNRIRDLEENFWFQENPNISNQQATQENKQENPLEQESSLTQENSLPQESSLPQESSFQQENSLEQESSFQQESSLQDPEHENWENPDIQAGNTAESERLASMTLNFMSSEKAGEVLDSVIEESIAAKIEELIPVLEDHLEMLEILSMLFPGRAWDYSLKALHREYFGNLEKYAALLRKSSAIHEILEQVGRIELEYGSKKLSLSPYSKSEVHSVTFSGDLRTLLPAETVKLKNPLLKRKFYADMLEGKLLTYQLKGENWNSDSAGKKRKGPVVALVDTSASMRGSPELLAKAVVLAVTRRMLTENRDVKVILFSSKWQTVEIELTNKKRMGEEFLEFLKFTFGGGTDFNTALRAGLKAMKNEKAFEGADLLFLTDGYSELSEKPLIREWNEIKAERRARIFSLIIGNYDAGGLQQISDHTYLIGNAENWNVAESPASFVKAISKPYRF, from the coding sequence ATGCAGGAATTAAAAAAGCGGAAGGAAGATTTTGAGGGTATTCACGGATCCGGCTCATCTTTATCGTTTAGCCATGCCTTCAATCCTTCCACAATATTGAATATTGAGCTCAGGGATGTCCTGGCAACTCCACGAAAGATTCCAAGGCAAGTAAGGGAAGAAATTGCAGAAATTCTTATTTATGAGCTATTTTCAGAAGATGGGTACGAAATAAAAGATGAAAAGCTGTTTATGAGAAAATTTGGAGCTTTTTATCCAATTTTTATAGGTTTAAGGGATTTTGGAGTTTGGAATGAAATAAAAACTCTTACCGGAGCCAACAATCTGGCAGGTGTTTTTATACTCAGAGCCCTACTTGAAGAACTTTTTACACTTCTGGATGACTATGGAAAATTGGAATCTAAATTTTCAAAAAAGTTCGCAAGAAACCTGGAAAAAAGCCTTAAAGCTCTGAGGAAGCTAATCGATGAAACTCAATCGGCATGGGAACAAAACAGAATAAGAGATCTTGAGGAAAATTTCTGGTTTCAGGAAAATCCTAACATATCCAATCAACAGGCAACTCAGGAAAACAAACAGGAAAATCCTCTCGAACAAGAAAGTTCCCTTACACAGGAGAATTCTCTTCCACAGGAGAGTTCTCTTCCACAGGAGAGTTCCTTCCAGCAGGAAAATTCTCTTGAGCAGGAGAGTTCCTTCCAGCAGGAAAGTTCTCTGCAAGACCCTGAGCATGAGAACTGGGAAAATCCAGATATACAGGCTGGAAATACTGCGGAATCCGAAAGACTTGCTTCAATGACTCTGAACTTCATGTCTTCAGAGAAGGCAGGAGAAGTACTGGATTCTGTTATAGAAGAAAGCATAGCTGCAAAAATTGAAGAGCTTATCCCTGTGCTTGAAGACCACCTTGAAATGCTAGAAATTCTCTCAATGCTCTTTCCGGGCAGAGCCTGGGATTACTCCTTGAAGGCTCTTCACAGAGAATATTTTGGAAACCTTGAAAAATACGCCGCACTTCTTAGAAAGAGCTCGGCAATTCACGAAATTCTTGAGCAGGTAGGAAGAATCGAACTTGAGTACGGCTCAAAAAAGCTGAGTTTATCTCCGTATAGCAAAAGCGAAGTCCATTCGGTTACCTTTTCAGGCGATCTCCGTACATTACTTCCAGCAGAAACCGTAAAGCTAAAAAATCCTCTACTGAAGCGTAAATTCTATGCTGATATGCTTGAAGGAAAACTCCTGACCTACCAGCTAAAAGGAGAAAACTGGAACTCGGATAGTGCCGGAAAAAAGAGAAAAGGACCTGTAGTCGCCCTTGTAGATACCTCGGCGTCGATGAGAGGAAGCCCAGAGCTTCTTGCAAAAGCTGTAGTTCTGGCAGTTACGCGAAGAATGTTGACAGAAAACAGGGATGTTAAAGTGATTCTCTTCTCCTCTAAGTGGCAGACAGTCGAAATTGAACTTACAAATAAAAAGCGTATGGGTGAGGAGTTTCTGGAGTTCCTGAAATTTACTTTCGGCGGAGGCACTGATTTTAATACCGCACTTCGAGCAGGCCTTAAGGCTATGAAAAACGAAAAAGCTTTCGAGGGAGCTGATCTTCTTTTCCTTACCGATGGTTATTCCGAACTCTCAGAAAAGCCCCTTATTCGGGAATGGAATGAGATAAAAGCCGAAAGAAGAGCCCGGATCTTTTCCCTGATTATCGGAAATTATGATGCCGGCGGACTGCAACAGATTTCGGATCACACGTATCTTATAGGGAATGCCGAAAACTGGAATGTTGCAGAAAGTCCTGCAAGTTTTGTGAAAGCTATAAGCAAACCTTATAGGTTTTAA
- a CDS encoding HesA/MoeB/ThiF family protein — translation MNDFEREKYSRQILLFGEEGQEKLKKAKVLVAGAGGLGSPVSTYLAIAGVGKIILADFDSVDPSNLNRQFLHHQKDIGRLKIESAKEKLLSMNPDIEVETIAEMLTESNLEALVPECDVIVDALDNLETRHMLNKLAIKRRIPLIHGAVTGYDGQVTTIVPGKTPCFYCIFPRISKKEVFPVLGATPGIIGSIQANEVIKFLTGQGKLLEGRLLFWNGLSGNFSEISLSKLNNCPVCGNIKETCRDK, via the coding sequence ATGAATGATTTCGAACGTGAAAAATACAGCCGGCAGATCCTTCTTTTTGGGGAAGAGGGACAGGAAAAGTTGAAGAAAGCAAAAGTGCTGGTTGCCGGGGCAGGCGGGCTGGGGAGCCCGGTTTCCACCTATCTTGCAATAGCAGGAGTTGGAAAAATAATTCTTGCGGATTTCGATTCCGTGGATCCTAGCAATCTAAATAGGCAGTTCCTTCACCATCAAAAGGATATAGGGAGGCTTAAGATAGAATCAGCAAAGGAAAAACTGCTCTCCATGAACCCGGATATCGAGGTTGAAACCATAGCAGAGATGCTTACCGAATCAAATCTCGAAGCTCTGGTTCCTGAATGTGACGTTATAGTTGATGCGCTTGATAACCTCGAAACTAGGCATATGCTTAACAAGCTTGCCATAAAAAGAAGGATTCCTTTAATACATGGGGCAGTTACCGGCTATGACGGCCAGGTGACAACAATAGTGCCTGGAAAAACTCCTTGTTTTTACTGTATTTTTCCACGCATTTCCAAAAAGGAAGTTTTTCCAGTTTTAGGGGCAACCCCAGGGATCATAGGTTCCATCCAGGCAAATGAAGTAATTAAATTCCTGACAGGACAGGGGAAGCTTCTGGAAGGTCGCCTTCTGTTCTGGAATGGACTTTCCGGAAATTTCAGTGAGATTTCACTCTCAAAGCTAAATAATTGTCCTGTTTGTGGGAATATTAAGGAAACATGTAGAGATAAATGA